A single region of the Geobacillus subterraneus genome encodes:
- a CDS encoding acetyl-CoA C-acetyltransferase: protein MHTEIVLLEGARTPFAKFCGSFRDISATDLGAIAAREAMKKANIEPEEIDHVVFGNVQQSSRDAHLLARHVGLKAGVPIDVPAVTVNRLCGTGLEAIIMAARFILTGEANVVLAGGTENMSQVPHVIRGMRWGTALGSPTVEDWLWDGLYDTVGGCSMAITAENLAKKYHITREEVDRHALRSHERALAAIEKGYFRQEIAPVTVQARKGETVIDTDEHPRRTSLEQLRSLQPRFLENGVVTPGNASGMNDGAAAVIVASAEYAAKRGLKPLARLVSWGVVGVEPQYMGIGPVPAIRQALEKANLSIDDLDLIEINEAFSAQYLACQKELGFEDDKGNVNGGAVALGHPLAASGTRITLTLLYELERRGKKYGASSLCIGGGQGIAAIWERL, encoded by the coding sequence ATGCATACCGAGATCGTATTGCTTGAAGGAGCACGTACACCATTTGCCAAATTTTGTGGTTCGTTTCGCGATATTTCCGCCACTGACCTAGGGGCCATCGCAGCACGGGAGGCGATGAAAAAGGCGAACATCGAGCCGGAAGAAATCGACCATGTCGTATTTGGCAACGTCCAGCAGTCGAGCCGTGACGCCCACTTGTTGGCCCGCCACGTCGGCTTAAAGGCTGGGGTGCCGATCGATGTACCGGCCGTGACGGTTAACCGATTATGCGGGACGGGGTTAGAAGCAATCATTATGGCCGCACGGTTCATTTTAACTGGGGAAGCAAACGTCGTGCTGGCGGGAGGCACGGAAAATATGAGCCAAGTGCCGCACGTCATTCGCGGCATGCGCTGGGGAACGGCGTTAGGCAGCCCGACGGTGGAAGATTGGCTGTGGGACGGGTTGTATGACACGGTTGGCGGTTGCAGCATGGCCATAACAGCGGAGAATTTAGCGAAAAAGTATCACATTACCCGCGAAGAAGTCGACCGCCACGCCCTTCGCAGCCACGAGCGGGCGCTTGCCGCGATCGAAAAAGGGTATTTTCGACAAGAGATTGCCCCCGTCACCGTGCAAGCAAGAAAAGGGGAGACGGTCATTGATACGGATGAACACCCGCGTCGAACAAGTTTGGAACAGTTGCGGTCACTCCAACCGCGCTTCCTGGAAAACGGAGTCGTGACGCCAGGCAATGCCAGCGGGATGAACGACGGGGCGGCGGCAGTCATTGTCGCTTCGGCGGAATATGCCGCCAAGCGTGGGTTGAAACCGCTTGCCCGTCTCGTTTCGTGGGGAGTCGTCGGCGTCGAGCCGCAGTATATGGGGATTGGCCCTGTGCCAGCGATCCGCCAAGCGCTCGAAAAAGCGAATTTATCGATCGATGATCTCGATTTAATCGAAATTAACGAAGCGTTTTCAGCCCAATATTTAGCGTGCCAGAAGGAGTTAGGCTTTGAGGATGACAAAGGCAATGTCAATGGTGGTGCGGTCGCTCTTGGCCATCCCCTGGCCGCTTCAGGAACGCGGATTACATTGACGCTTCTGTATGAGCTCGAAAGAAGAGGAAAGAAATACGGCGCTTCCTCGCTATGCATCGGCGGCGGCCAAGGCATAGCAGCGATTTGGGAGAGGCTATAA